A segment of the Desulfurococcus mucosus DSM 2162 genome:
TGGATCGCTTAACCCAGCCCATATGTGTTTTGGCACTATTGGTATGGTGCTTGCAGCCATCGCGAAGAACAAAGGTATCGATGAAACCGTAAACTCCACGGTGTAATTATCTAGGATCCTCATGGATTCAACCACTTTCACATTGGCCGACCTAGAGGACCATGACTGATTAGCCAGATGGAAGCTGAACTCGACATCGCTAGCGGTAACTGGGACACCATCGTGGAAAGTCGCATTGGAGACCAGGTGGAATCTCACAGTATGGGGATCCAGGTACTCCCATGAGGCGGCCAGGTCAGGCACGTATGTTGAGTAGTCTGCCGAGACCCTGACAAGCCTACTATACACGTCAAGAGTGACCCATATGGAGATCTGTGCATATGTTGTGAATGGGTTAAGAGTGTCCAGCGATGTTCCGCCCCATCCCACTCTGAAGACGCTTTGACCCTGGGATATCACTGGCTGTAGCTGGATGATCCCTGCTAGCAGTACTGTGAGCAGGGCTAGCCCGATCACCCTGCGACCCGTCTCCGGGGCTCCGCTAACGCTCATCCGCCACATATATACCCACCGCGTAGACCGCCTTATGGAACAGGGATAAAAGTCTTTCCCACCACATGAAACAATTATTAACCTAGTGTGCTATTTGGAATATTCTTGTTCCATCTTGGAGGCTGACATAATGCAACGGGACGGCGTGAACATCAGCAGCATAGTTAGGAGCATTGTCGAAGCTGATCCATGCCTCGTGGAAGCATTGAGAAGCGGTTACGTAAACTACAGCAGACTATCCGAGATAATAGCCGAGGCTGTGAGAGAAGACTACGGTATGCAGTGCTCAGCCAGTGCTGTTAAAATGGCTCTGCTACGTAGCAGGATGAACACGACCACGCCATCCCCCATGTCAAAGGTCTTCAGAGTCCTGGCTGAGAGCAGCATCGAGCTCAAGACGAGTCTAGTAATAGCAACCTACGACTCAAACATACTCCACGACGTTCTCAATGCTATGAGCAGGCTGACTGGTAAGACGCGTTTCATATCGGTTGCTCAAGGCGTAGACAATATAACTGTGATAATGAATAAAGAAGTATTCGACTCCTTCTCGAAGCTGGTGAACCACGACCCAATATGGGTTAAAGCCGATGTATCAGCCATAGTTGTAATCAGCCCTGTTGAAAACATTGAGACCCCTGGCTTCGTATCCTACATAACCACACTGCTCGCCAGGAGAAAGGTGAATATTCTCCAAATAATGTCAGCACATAGCGATACAATCATAGTCGTAGACAGGGGAGACGCATTAGAGGCCTTCAAGGCTCTCGAAACAGCTGTAGCTAGGGCTAGAGAGGCTTCGAAAAAAGCTAGTTAGATTACAGCAACCTAGACACCACCGGGCGTGCAGTACCATCCCATGTCCTGCGACCCCGCGTCGGAGGCGATGCGGCCACTGGTGAAGACGTAGGCGGAGAGGAGGTCGCTGGAGGCGAGCCTAAATTAAAATTACCCGGAATAAATAAGAATAAACCTCTAGGGGTAAACGGGTCAGCCCATATGTGTCGGCTATTTGGCCTATATGCTAACAGGCCTGTTGACGTCTATTTCAGCTTCTTCGAGTCTCCCATGGGTAGCATGGTGGAGTTTTCGCATGAGAACCCTAGTGGTTGGGGTATTGCATGGCTCGATGAAGGCGGCTGGCATGTCTACAAGGAGCCTCTACCCCTGTACTCCTCAGCTAAGGCTAGAGAGGTCATCCAAAGACGTGCCCGCGGCAGGATAGTGGTGTCCCATGTCAGGCTTGCCAGTGTCGGGGATCGTAGACGCGGAAACACTCATCCATGGCTGTACAGGAGCTGGGTTTTCGCACATAATGGGACAATACATGATAGGCGGGCACTACTGGGTCTTCTCGACGAAAGACACCGTAGCCTTGACGGCGACACGGATTCTGAGGCATTCTTCCACCTAGTCGTCCAGGAGGCTGAAGAATATGGGGACCCCGTGGAGGGTATTAGGAGGGCTGTCGAGAAGATCATTGCCGAGGGCATTGGCTTTTCATCGCTAAACTTCATTGCTAGCGATGGTGAGAGACTTTACGCCTTGAGATATGCTACTACAAGCCTAGACTACTACACGCTCTACTACAGGGAGAGGCCTGGGGAGGGTTTTGAACTGAGGAAGCTGTCGAAGGAGACGCGGCAGCTTATAGCAATGAAGCTTGCCTACAGGGAAAGAGCCGTGCTGGTAGCCTCTGAACCTATGAGTGATGAACCATACTGGAATCCCATACCGAACAAACACTTAATAGTAGTGAACTCAGGCCTCGACATAGAGTTAATACCGATGAAAACCCCATCCAATTAGGGCTTAGGCACGATGCAGAAATCAACAATACATACTAGCCGCAACCACTGCTTCCCCTACAGTACTTTTATCCCTGGAGGAACATTCCATGCGTATCAGGGTTTCCTCAAGGGGCTTCCCCGCCCAGAGATCACGGGCGATTGATGTGGAGTCATGGGGATCCTACACCTTCATTTTCTTCCATCACGGTTTCCGGCGACTCACCGTATAATGCCTGATCCCCCTGAACACTGCTGGAACACCTTTTCATGACACCTTGAATCGTTCAGCTGAAAGCCCCGGCTTTTAGGGCGGGAGGGAGATCCTCGAGACCACTGTAGCAGGGACTAGGGGTCCTTGAAAAAGAGTTGGCGGGTAACGACCTAAGGACATGCACCCTGGTTTCCTCTAGGGCCCTATTACACCAGGGATCCTTGGGTGGGGCGATGCATAGGCTACATGGGGCAATCTATGTATATACCTGACCAGCCTCTCTACGCCGAGACCCCATCCACATGTGGGCTGAATAGCCCCGGCTTCAGCCAGTTCAAGGAACCACTTGTACTTCCCGAGTGGTTCTCCATGGTGCTTTATCCTGTCGACCAGGTGCTCGTACCTGTATTCCCTGCACCCACCATCCAGGACCTCGCCTGCACGGCTTGGTAGGATGAGGTTGTAGTCTACGTTGTAGCCGGGTTTCCCTGGATCCGGGATGTAGTAGAATCCGCGGCTACTCGTAGGGAATCCCTGTATCCACACTGGTGTTCCATAGATATCCCCTAGTGCTGCCTCAGCGTCGAAGCTTAGCTCCCTTCCATGTTCGACTGTGAAGCCCTTCCGCCTCAATAGTTCTACCGCTGAGTCATAGTCTATCCTCGGATAGGGTGGCTTGATGATGGTTTCCTCTAGGAAGCGTTCTTCTTCACGTGTGAGGAGCCCACTGTGATAGTTGAGTAAGTGTTTAACAGCCCCATATAGAGTTTCCTCGGCGAGCATCATCACGTCGTCGGCGGTGGTAAGGGATGCCTCCACGTCTAGCTGGGTGAACTCGGCGAGATGTCTCCCGGTGGAGGCGTTTTCAACGGGCTCCACCCTTAGGTTCCTGGCTGCATAATATATCTTCCCTAGGAGGGAAGCGTAGAGCTGTTTATACATGATTACACTGCTCTGAACCTCATATACCTTTCCATACATTTTGATTGACGCCTTTACAGCGCCTCTTAATCCTGGATCACTCACGTAACCTATTATTGGGGAGGGTAGTTCCGTGAAGCCGTGTTCGTCTAGAATACTCCTCATAGCCTTCAACACCATGGAGTATGTTTTCACAGCCCTCAGAACCCTGGGGTGCCTGACGTACACATGGTAGTTCCGTGCATACTCGCCGGGGTCGCTGGGAACATCGTCGACGCATATCTTCTCGGGTTTCAGCGGCTTATGTAGAACCCTGTACTCCTCGACTTCCAAGCCGTCCCATGTGAGAACCCCGGTCACAGCCACCATGGTTTCACAGGGCAGTGATAGGAGTTCCCTGGCTTTCCCACCGGTTACCCTGAGCTCTTTCTCGCCTGTTGGATCCCTTACAAGGATTCTTCCGGGGCCGAGGGGTTTTATCCTTGCCTTTATGGTTACTTTCTCACCTAGTAGGAGGCTTGAGACGGGTAGACCGCTATCTCTGCCACGTGTTAAATAACATCCCTCTCACCTTACGACTAATGGAATACGCATTGCAGCTTTAAAAATCCAGTATCCCTACTGTCTTGGCTACCTATACTTGTCTCTACGGTATATACGATTTAACCACTGTATCACCTATCAAAGCATATACCTCTATATGGCTCCTCAGCGGTGTCGACGAGATCTTCGGGATGAGTATTTCGTCCACCTGGAATATGCCTGCACGCTCAGTCATGTTGACGTTTATCCTGACAGATACTCTTTCGGATGGAAGTATCTCGACTGATTTAATGCTAAGTGCTGAAACACTATGTATCGAGACTCCGCCAAGCCTGTATGGTACTCTAGCCCTTCCCTCAGCCATATCCACTCCATCCCCTACTTTAACGCATCCAGCCTCGTATGTAAGGCACTCCACGTCGTAGCTGGTGCAGTATATGGCATGCATCACTTCCTGCCTCAGCTTAACCCTGATGCTTTGATCCTGTATGAGTTTACCGAGCACCCTATCCAAAATAGGCATGGCTATTACTGCGCCAATCCTCTCATGCATATCCCTGTGAACACTGTTGCCTACGTCGTGGAGGAGCGAGCCTAACAACGGCACCAGCCACGTGTACCCTACATCATCCACTACGCCGTCCCTCAGTAATGATGGTTGAACACCTTTCGAGAGAAGCAACTGGTATATGTAGAGGGATGCACCGGCAGCTATATGCGCGTGGACGGGGCCGTGGTCATTGTACCTTAAACGGTTAACAGCCATCACGTTGGCCATGCTCCAAAGAGCTTGAACCTCGGGATCATTGACAAGCATAGTGTACGCCTGTTTAAGCAAGGGGTTACCGGAGAGCATTGACTCAATGAGTTTCGGGCTAACTAAAACCATGCTTATCCAACCCTTACACGTGTCTTCCCCAATAATGCCTCCGACAACTTAATATTTTTACCGCCCAGGATAGATTATTATTAGTGTAGCGTGGAGACCACTCTGAGTCTGAAAGGGGTAGCCTTGCAGACAGTGTCGCTGAAACTGGTTAAACCAGGCTTGCTCAACGGGGTGAGAACGCGTTTCTACACGTGGAGTGAGGGAGCTCCTCCGAGAGAGCCCGGTGCCCTGCCATACATTGCTGAAACCATTAGCCCCCGCATAGACTTCACATGGTTCGATAAGCCGCATGAGAAGGTCCCCTCCAAGAGGTTCATTGCGGAGTTCAAGGGGTTCATAAAGATAGATTATCCTGGCACCTATAGGTTCTACGTGGTCTCAAGTGATGGTGCAATACTTTCAGTAGATGGCAGGGTACTTGTCGACGCGTGGTTCGACCAGCCCCCGAGGCTCCATAGCAGCCCGGAGATAGTGCTCGGCAGGGGATACAGGAGGATTAGGCTACTCTACTATAACAGGGATGGAATCGGGGAGGTAACCCTTGGTTGGATAAGGCCGGACGGCGTTGCCGAGTCCATCCCGAGTGACAGATACTACTTCTCAATAGGGGAACACGCATTCATAACTGGGCTGCCGGACGGATACGTTGTGAGGCTACTGCCCCTGAGGGATGAAGCACTTGAGAAGCAATGCGTATCCGTGATGAACATATGTATGGTGAGCATTCCATGGGAGGAGCAACCACTGGAAGCATACTTAAGCATATATCGGGGAAGCGGGGAGGTCTTCGCGAGATTCACTGAGCCAGTAACGCTCTTCGGCGGCGATGAATACTCAGTGTATTACGCTAAGCACTAGCCCTACAGCCAACATGCCTCACCAGGGATGCATGTAGAGGCATGGTGTTAGCACTGTATTACTATACCCATTGTTTAAAAAGAGTCCCATATGGGATGTGATAGCGGAAGCGTGGCACGGGGTTTGAGACATGTCTGCATCAATCAGTAGCTACAGGGGAAGCATCTTCAGCAGGCTGCTGGGAGCGTTTAAACCCAAGGATCCTTTAGTAAAGAACATTGAGGAATCCATTGTCCTCATGGAGAGAATGATAAGGAGCATTGAGGCATCCAAGAAAGGCCTCGAAATGACGCTTGAAGAGCATACGAGGAAAGTGAAGTCCAGTGGAGCCCAGGATAAGGAGATCCAGAGGATAATAGATGAGGAGAGCAGGAACATTTCAGGATACATCGCGCTCTTCACAAAGGTACTCTACGATCTCACAAGGGTCAAGCTCAGGCTTGAAACAATCACGCAGATCCAGGAGCCCATGAAGGCGTTACCCGAGGTACTAGACGAGTTGAAGCGGATCGAGCCAGAGGTCGAGAAGATTAACCCGCAACTAGTCAGCTTGATAAGGGCGATCGAGCAGAAAGTAGGGAGCATACAGGTTTCAACCGATAGCTCCTCAGCACCCTACCCGCTGGTCTCAAAGCATATTGCACAGGGGGAGGGGAAGCCCCCTGTTAAACGCGTGGAGGAGCATAGTGCACCGGGGAGTAGGCTCGGTAGCCCCGGCTTAGCCGAGAAGATACCTCCACCCCCGCCCAGCGACCCCGTAGAGTTGAAGACAGCACCCATTGAACCGGGGGTATCGCCTGTCGCACAGGGAGTTAACGTGGATGCATCCAGCGACATCCCGTTGAATGTGATTGAACAATGGTTGCTTGCAGAGCTAAGGGGTAATGGAGGAATACTCGACATACCCCACTTCACAGCCAAGTATAGGGTTGCCCGTGACAAAGTGTATGAGGCGCTGAGGCGCCTAGAGGAGAAAGGGCTCATCAAGTTGAAGCGGTTTTAAACGAGGCCCTGTGAACCGCTGGAGGAACGGTGATCGAGAGCCATGAGCATGCAGTACCTGGTTGATAAAGGCATAGAGTACGCGCATAAAGCCGTCTCAGCTGATAAGGCCGGAGACTACGAGTCCGCTATCAAGTACTATAATGCAGCCATAGACCTGCTCTCAAAATACCTGAAGCTGTACCCCGACTCCCCTCTCGCAGAGACGTACAGGGATCTAATACAGAAGTACAGGAATCGCGTCAGCATACTGGAGAAATATGTCTCAGGCTCAGTTAAAATCGGGGGACCCCAGGGAGAGGCAAGCATAGACGACGTCGTCGAAGTCCTAGAACCCGATAAAAGAAGCAACAAGAACACCTTCAAGGACCTAGTGGATCTCGAAGAAGTTAAACAGGCGTTGAAGCGATCCGTGATATATCCGGTGAAAACGCCGCAACTGTACCCACTAGGGTGGTCTCAAGGCATACTGCTGTTCGGACCGCCTGGCTGCGGGAAAACGGAGCTGGCAATAGCGTTAGCCAACGAGATAGATGCAGTCCTAATAAATGTGAGCCCAGCAACCATAATGAGTAAATGGCTTGGCGACGCTGAGAAAAACGTGAAGAAAGTGTTCGACAAGGCAAGGGAATACGCGTCCCAGGACAAGCCCGTGATAATATTCATAGATGAAGTAGACAGCCTACTACAGCCACTTGGAAACGAGGTCGGCGGAGAGAAGAGGATGAGAAACCAGTTCCTCATAGAGATGGATGGGTTGAAGAGCAAGGAGAACAAGAAGATGCCGTTGTTCGTCGTCGGCGCAACAAACAAGCCGTGGACACTGGACATAGGCTTCATAAGGAGATTCGAGAAGAGGATATATGTACCGCCACCCAACAAGGAGGTAAGGAAACAGTTATTCATACACTACATAGGCAAGCTGAAAGACGTCTACTCCATCGACAGCATAGATTACGACAAGCTCGCTGAGCTAACGGAAAACTATAGTCCAGCAGACATTGCAAGCATCGTGAAGGAGGTTCAAAACAACGTCGCGGAGGAGCTGAACGAGAAGGGCTTGTCGAAGCCCGAGGACATAAAGTCCCTACGGCCTCTAACCACGGATGACTTCATCAAAGTAATAGAGAAGAGAAAGCCCAGCATTGATCCCTCATGGCTCGAGGCATACAAGGAGTGGCAGGATAAGTACGGTGCATCATAATCGGCCTCGCCCGCCCCGGCCTCCCGGGGCGGGCCATACTTTTCACAAGACCCGTTCCCCAGCATTAAACGGGCTCCTACAACACTGGATGACCCGGGTTAGAGGTGTACGGTAAGGCATAAATCTCCTATTGCTGAAGATATCAATGGTGCGATGAGGAGAGTCATGCCTCGAGACACCGTGAATGATCTCAGCCCTGGGGTATCCGAGCACCCTTCCTGAGTCAACTAGACGCCATGGTTGAAAACGAATAACATTGTTTCATGTCTAAGTAGTCATGTGCTATGCTAAGTCACTCAGTTACCAAATCATGGGAAAAAGTTATATAAGGGATTAACATGTTAATTTAGAGCGGTGAACACCATGCCATGTACAGAGAAAGTAAAGGTGAAAACCCCGAGTGGTAGAGAACTCGAGCTAGTACCTGTAAAGGTGTGGCAGCTTAACCCGAGAGGTAGGAAAGGCGTCAAGGTAGGGTTATTCCAGGATCCGGAGTCCGGGAGATACTTCAGGACGAAGGTTCCAGAAAACTACCCGCTCTGCAGCTAGTTTTTTCCTCCACACACCCTGGGAGCCTAGATTCCCTCGTGGATGAAGCGCCTTCCTAACGTGCTCCTGCAACCGGTTTCCCGTTGTGTGCTCAACGGGGCTGTCTGGGAGCCTACTGTATGCCCGCAGGGTTCGACATGATGCTATTTCACACCTGCTTGAAACACTTATTTACCTAGCCCTACCATATATACTGGTAAAGAGTGAAGTGGGATGGAAGATGGCTGACCTAAGCGTTGAGTTAGCGGGGCTCAAGTTAAAGAACCCATTGATGAATGCCGCGTGCCCTGTCTCAAGAGACTACGAGGCCATGAGGGAACTAGTTGACGCCGGTGTCGGCGCGGTAGTTGCTAAGACTATAAGCGTGAAGCCCGCCATAGTGCCGCGTCCAAGCATGGCTGCAGTTGATCGAGGCGTTGTCAGGGCAAACCTGTTGAAGACCCTGAAACCCGGGGATGTAAGGATAACACCGGTTGACAGCGGGAACTACCGGTTTATATACGCTGTACTCAACGCTGAGCTATGGAGCGATATACCGGCTGAACACTACCTTGAGAGAGAATATCCGCTTGTGAAGAAATACTGCGGCGAGAAAGGCGTTGCATTCATAGCGAGCATAGGGTACACGCCCGAAGAGCTCTCACTACTGGGACCCAAAGTCGAGAAGGCTGGCGTCCAGGCAATAGAGTTCTCCACCCACTACATAGGGCGCGACTACCGTCCCGTTGTAGAAGCGGCTAAAGCACTAAGGGAGAGCGTTAGCATACCGATATTCCCGAAGCTGAGCCCGTTCACACCGAACATACCCGAGCTGGTTAAAGAGCTCGAGAAGGTTGGGGTCGATGGAATCGTTGCAACGAACACTATAGGTCCAGCACTACACATAGATGTAGAAACCGGGATGCCCATAGTGGGTGGACCATATGGATACGGGTGGATGAGCGGCCCAGCACTCAAACCCCTTGCACTAGCCGTGGTCTCCCAGGCAGCGTTGAACACCAAGCTAC
Coding sequences within it:
- a CDS encoding ACT domain-containing protein; this translates as MEADIMQRDGVNISSIVRSIVEADPCLVEALRSGYVNYSRLSEIIAEAVREDYGMQCSASAVKMALLRSRMNTTTPSPMSKVFRVLAESSIELKTSLVIATYDSNILHDVLNAMSRLTGKTRFISVAQGVDNITVIMNKEVFDSFSKLVNHDPIWVKADVSAIVVISPVENIETPGFVSYITTLLARRKVNILQIMSAHSDTIIVVDRGDALEAFKALETAVARAREASKKAS
- a CDS encoding class II glutamine amidotransferase, with the translated sequence MCRLFGLYANRPVDVYFSFFESPMGSMVEFSHENPSGWGIAWLDEGGWHVYKEPLPLYSSAKAREVIQRRARGRIVVSHVRLASVGDRRRGNTHPWLYRSWVFAHNGTIHDRRALLGLLDERHRSLDGDTDSEAFFHLVVQEAEEYGDPVEGIRRAVEKIIAEGIGFSSLNFIASDGERLYALRYATTSLDYYTLYYRERPGEGFELRKLSKETRQLIAMKLAYRERAVLVASEPMSDEPYWNPIPNKHLIVVNSGLDIELIPMKTPSN
- a CDS encoding asparagine synthetase A, encoding MVAVTGVLTWDGLEVEEYRVLHKPLKPEKICVDDVPSDPGEYARNYHVYVRHPRVLRAVKTYSMVLKAMRSILDEHGFTELPSPIIGYVSDPGLRGAVKASIKMYGKVYEVQSSVIMYKQLYASLLGKIYYAARNLRVEPVENASTGRHLAEFTQLDVEASLTTADDVMMLAEETLYGAVKHLLNYHSGLLTREEERFLEETIIKPPYPRIDYDSAVELLRRKGFTVEHGRELSFDAEAALGDIYGTPVWIQGFPTSSRGFYYIPDPGKPGYNVDYNLILPSRAGEVLDGGCREYRYEHLVDRIKHHGEPLGKYKWFLELAEAGAIQPTCGWGLGVERLVRYIHRLPHVAYASPHPRIPGVIGP
- a CDS encoding phosphohydrolase produces the protein MVLVSPKLIESMLSGNPLLKQAYTMLVNDPEVQALWSMANVMAVNRLRYNDHGPVHAHIAAGASLYIYQLLLSKGVQPSLLRDGVVDDVGYTWLVPLLGSLLHDVGNSVHRDMHERIGAVIAMPILDRVLGKLIQDQSIRVKLRQEVMHAIYCTSYDVECLTYEAGCVKVGDGVDMAEGRARVPYRLGGVSIHSVSALSIKSVEILPSERVSVRINVNMTERAGIFQVDEILIPKISSTPLRSHIEVYALIGDTVVKSYIP
- a CDS encoding PA14 domain-containing protein, which gives rise to METTLSLKGVALQTVSLKLVKPGLLNGVRTRFYTWSEGAPPREPGALPYIAETISPRIDFTWFDKPHEKVPSKRFIAEFKGFIKIDYPGTYRFYVVSSDGAILSVDGRVLVDAWFDQPPRLHSSPEIVLGRGYRRIRLLYYNRDGIGEVTLGWIRPDGVAESIPSDRYYFSIGEHAFITGLPDGYVVRLLPLRDEALEKQCVSVMNICMVSIPWEEQPLEAYLSIYRGSGEVFARFTEPVTLFGGDEYSVYYAKH
- a CDS encoding ATP-binding protein; amino-acid sequence: MSMQYLVDKGIEYAHKAVSADKAGDYESAIKYYNAAIDLLSKYLKLYPDSPLAETYRDLIQKYRNRVSILEKYVSGSVKIGGPQGEASIDDVVEVLEPDKRSNKNTFKDLVDLEEVKQALKRSVIYPVKTPQLYPLGWSQGILLFGPPGCGKTELAIALANEIDAVLINVSPATIMSKWLGDAEKNVKKVFDKAREYASQDKPVIIFIDEVDSLLQPLGNEVGGEKRMRNQFLIEMDGLKSKENKKMPLFVVGATNKPWTLDIGFIRRFEKRIYVPPPNKEVRKQLFIHYIGKLKDVYSIDSIDYDKLAELTENYSPADIASIVKEVQNNVAEELNEKGLSKPEDIKSLRPLTTDDFIKVIEKRKPSIDPSWLEAYKEWQDKYGAS
- a CDS encoding chromatin protein Cren7, with the translated sequence MPCTEKVKVKTPSGRELELVPVKVWQLNPRGRKGVKVGLFQDPESGRYFRTKVPENYPLCS
- a CDS encoding 4Fe-4S dicluster-binding protein — its product is MADLSVELAGLKLKNPLMNAACPVSRDYEAMRELVDAGVGAVVAKTISVKPAIVPRPSMAAVDRGVVRANLLKTLKPGDVRITPVDSGNYRFIYAVLNAELWSDIPAEHYLEREYPLVKKYCGEKGVAFIASIGYTPEELSLLGPKVEKAGVQAIEFSTHYIGRDYRPVVEAAKALRESVSIPIFPKLSPFTPNIPELVKELEKVGVDGIVATNTIGPALHIDVETGMPIVGGPYGYGWMSGPALKPLALAVVSQAALNTKLPVIGVGGISRGLDVIEYFMAGASAVQICTAALVEGPGVFTRILKEVNEWLDRHGYASILDVKGASLKYLRPEPRRVWAQPPVVDEKKCIGCGFCEQVCNYDAVHVEDAGGKRVARIDLTKCYGCGLCTSVCPTRAIHFVEK